The DNA window AGAAAAACAGTGAAGAGTCGGAATcacattaaataaattatttatactgGGAAGTATGGGTATAGGGGCTCTGTCACATTTATTGGGTCCAGAAATGGACCAAGTTCTTGTAGATAGATACATACACTATCACTTACACTATTAAACACTAGATGGACCaattgaaagaaaaagaaatgatcCCAAACATTCCATCCAACACTTTGTACGAATCACTTACTTAACTTAACCACTAAAAAAAGAAAGGGGGAAAAGCCTCATCTTCCTTAATTTGTACAAAAAACTGCCCCATAAACAAAATTGATTTGGGACTATTCATGGAGAGGGCTACTCTCCCATTTCATGATAATAACAAAAAGTTTAAagacaataatttttttactacAGCACTTTGACTGAGTGATGTTTCTGCTTGGTTTCAGTCTTCCAAATCTTGATGATGTCTTTTGCAACTTTGATAGCATCAACAGATGCACCAGACAGCCCTCTCCTTGTGAAACCAACTGCATATAGACCACATTTGCCCTTCCATCCATTGGGAAATGGTGAGTTTGGAAACCCATCTTTTGAAAAGAATTCATTTTCCTGCAAATAAATATTCTCCCAATTAATAATCAATCACATTACTATAAgtgtataaagaaaaaaagagaccTTTTTAGAGCAACAGTGAGGATGATTCCTAATTGTGATCAGGGGTAGAAAGGGAATTTCACAAagctaaaaaaaatcaatcttgCATGTGCCCATTTATCCATTTCTCAGTTTTCTCACTTCCCTATTCTTGGAGAAATCAATTCCTACTCTGAGAAACACAAAGGCAGAGGGGAAAAAATGTCCTGAacattattttatctatttattttatcTCAGCTCATTAAAAAACTTGTAATGACCAGATTCATAAAATAGAATCTAGAATGAAGCTAACTTCCATAACTGTCACATGAATCTGCACAAAAGTATAACCGACCACTGTTCACACACATAAAAAGATGCAAGATTCTCTCACCTTGAGCCATGTCGGAACGTTGCTAGAATATCCTGTAGCTAAGATAACAGAATCTATCTCAAGAAGTTGGCCGTCGACGAGCTCGGCTCCTCCTTGGAAGAATCTTTTGATTCCCGGGACGATTTTGATGTCGCCGTTTCGAATTCTTGACAACGTGCCGATGTCAAGAACTGGCGTCTTGCCCTGCGTGTTCTTGAGCTGTAACGGCCCAATTGGCGGCCGTTTCAGACCGTATTTCTCGATGTTTCCGAGAATCAACCTAGCTGCCGCTAGGAGTATCATGTCCACTGCCCAAACTGGCAGCCATTTCATCAGAAACACCCCCAACTCGAACGTCGACTTTCCCAAGATTTCTCTAGGCAACACATGAACCTTACCAAAGATATATGGACTAGATTAGTATAGTATATCACACTTCAATAGTACAATAGATTCagatttgactttaattaattaatgcagtcaaatataattatatggTCCAAAAGTCTATAATACACTTAATGTATTTTCAATTATAGAGAAATAGAAAAGAATTTAGAACTTTTAGTATGTCAGGCAATTGTCCTGATCAGATTGGCATACATATAGATACTTAAAGTAGTAGATTCACATGTATAGTTCGATCAATTTTTTGAAACAAATAACGTattgagagagaaaaagtgaCTCACAGAGCTCCGGACCACCATGGATGGAGACGCGCCGTGGTGGCAGAGATCGAGTGAAACTTCCATGCCGGAATTCCCGCATCCGACGACTAAAACCTTCTTCCCTCTGTAAAACTCGCCTGACTTGTAATCGCAGGCATGCATCACTCCGCCGCCGAACTCATGCATCCCTTCGAACTCCGGCACCACCTTCTCGGCGTTCTCGCCGCTGGCCACCACCAGCCAGCGGCAGATGTACTCGACGGAGGGGGCGCCGCAGCCGGAGACGGTCTTGACGCGCCAGAGTGCGCAGGCGCGGTCATAGCTCGCGGACAGAACCGACTCGTTGAAGCGCGGAGCAATCTGGAACCTTCTAGCGTAGGACTCGAGGTAGTCGATGAAGTGGCGCTTCGAGGGGTATTCCGGGAAGTCCGCCGGAAAGGGGGCGTAGGGGAGCTCGCAGAACTGCTTCGGGAGGTGGAGCTTGAGGCGGTCGTAGGTCCGGTTCTGCCACAGCGAGGCAATGCAGGTGGCGCGCTCCAGGATCACCAGCGGCACGCCCTCTTGCTTGAGccccgccgccaccgccagaccCGAGGGGCCCGCGCCCACGATTACCGGGCCGTTTACGAGCACGCAACGGCCCGAGAATAGGTCGTCGCGATTCGACGACGACTGGTCGCAGCTGCTACTCATTGGGAATGGTGACGGATCTAGGAAACGGAATTCGTGAGATCGGGGAAAGGGAAGGGAATGTGTGGAGGGGGATTGAAGGGGGGAGGGGTTTATATAGAGATTGCTGAAAATGGAACTAGTGTTTAGGacttgaaaatgatgttttATTTGTCTTTTTCCAGATCAATTTGCCCAACTTTATTATCTTGCCTGCATCTTATGCAAATCTAGGATGCCACGTAGGTTATACCAGACGAGTTAGAGGAGTTCgttaattacttttttatttaattttagtatATTTAGTACTAGTATGAATATTGATAACTATTCATACCAATCCTACTCTGCAAAATTTGTATAACTAGTACACATAGTCTTCCTATATACAAGGTGTATCTCGTAAATTTCGGTCAAAGGGTTAAcaaacattattttttttaattggacTAAATATTCAAACATCCTACTtaaaaaggaacaaaaaaaactttcttattttgaataatttcCGTCTTAAATTACGGTCCATACCCCTCCATCTCAATAGTTCGATCCGGCACATTTTACTGTTATACATTACGTTATATATTCTGATTTTAATAACTGAATTAATTCATGAAACACCAACagttaataattgaaaaaaatagatgatatctaattataaataaaaacgaAATACATGTGAAACATCGAAAATTTGATAAACGATTTCATGTGCAATTTGTGAAGTTTGACTTTTCTCCTATTTTATAAGTAGGATAAAAGTCTCATTTGCGATTAACAAATAGTACTccaataaattgatatattccGGCAAAACTTatctgaaataaataaataaatatagattACTTGTAATATTTGGAGATGCTACAAAACTAATTTCATGTATAAATCGTGAATAAATTCCTTGAATCGATCTATATCAAGAAAATATTTATCCATCGAAGTTTGAACTCTCAAACCTAGAGCTAATAGTGGGCAGCATGAGCTATGGAGACCGATCCCAAGATACTAATTCCAATGTAATATTGTAATTTATTAgacataaattaatataatataaattaagtGAGGCCAAAATAGCCTGTTGTTGTTATTTCAATTGTATTTAAATTAGATTAGCGCCTAGCCTCGAAAAATGATGCATATGGTAGCATAAACTTGCTTTGTGAATTACATGCTGTATTCcataaaataagattttacgtactAATTTTGATGTAGTATTAACCGACGCCAAATTATTTCTGATTTCAGATAGCTTGGTAATTATTTTATGGAgtaaaatttttatataaataatagttttaattaatattttagacGCTAGATATCATATTGACGTGACCATTCTAAAAAAGGCAAATTATCAAATGTCCGTCTCACTTTTTTAAAACTAACTACAATAGGAAGTGCAATCCATTACATActagtataaaaaaaatactccgtaCTTACTTTGCTTAATCAATCtaagtattaattaaatttaaaaaatacataaatttagcCAAAATATATTCATCCTTATCTAAATGCTCTTGCTcatttaaaatataagaaaatttttGCATAAATTTGTACTATCACCTAAAATTGTTCAATTCATCTATAAATAGAATTCGCATAGTATCGTATTCAATGGGTGGTCATAAATCTTAGGCAAATTGGAGAGAAGGTTAAGACACGTGAAGTGGGCTTTTGAAGGGGGCTACACATACAGGAGAGTTATAAATATGCATGCAGTTACGAATAATGTCAGAATGTGTATTGTCTctatatttcaatatttttatgtTCATAAGTACCTTTACTTTTGCATAAGTTGAATTTATTGTTGTTTCTATTTTGAATGGCTTGGCTTCGGTACTGTTTACTACTTCATCCGTCCGGgccaagatgacacatttcttagtaGGCACAGAATTTTAGGAATTGTTTGTGATTAATTGGAGAGATATAGAGTAAGATAGGTATTAAATAGAGAGACAAAGATAATTGTTGGAggattaattggagagagaaatttattataaatagaaataTGTTATCTTGAtttggacaaactaaaaaaaacgtGTGTCATTTTAGTTGAGGGAGAAAGTAATTTTTAGGcttaaaaataagaataatgctaagcggccacattatggccagccataaattaattaaataacaaaaaaaattgatttttttcaaatttttggtttaatactacttgattttacttttatatcatcttcattatatgttgctcaacatgttagtgttgctctttcgtagtttttgctcaacttattactactgtcatttcctgattgttgctcaacgtatacagtaattcgtgatattaatgtgttttacgtaatggaattcaaagataagtatcaactcacaagtccattcacacataTAAGtctatatcggtaattctaattttttttatacatgtaaatgaactaaattaactctttatggccaaccacattatggccatttagcatcactctaaaAATAATGAGATATGTGAAATACTCCATGTATTAGCTAGCTCATTACATAAATTTTTGTATGCTCGAGACTTCAAACTTTTGTTGTTTTAGGCCCACGTTAAAGCTCAAAGGTTGTGCCTACCCATACTCTAGCACGTTTTCAGCAGGACCAGTGTTTATATTTGAATGTTTTAGATTTTTCGATTAATACAGCATTCATGTTATTGATATTTGTTTTTCTAAGTCATGTTTGATTATCGCTATTAGGAGAAGGAAATTATGGTTCGAAATGCGTGTTGTATGGAAATGGATTTTATGGTACGAAATGTGTATTGTATGGAAACGTGCTATTTGCATTAAATTTTATCGTTACTgataaaaataagattaaatAGCTGAAAGATAATGCATAAATAAGTtataaattaatcaatttatcAAAGTACagtatggagtatataaatttgctcattttctcaagcacgaagaagaagaagaaagaaaccAAATAATAAGTTGTTGAATTGTGAAATACGTAAAAAAAGTTGAGGGATGGGTAACACGAGGTTAGTTTGGCTATAAAATTGGTGACATTCGTATCCAATTAATTGAAGTTTGCAAAGCAGATTTATTTTGGAGTTTATTATAGGAGTACTATTGATGGAATTAGTCTCCATTCATTCACTCATTAATAGAATTGGATCCTCGAAATATGTGATTCATTTCATCATTTTGAAATTACCCATTTTGGGTATTTGCGGCTTAATTGGAAAGTCTAATTAATTAACTTTACTCGTATAGAGCCTATAGACCTCTccccacaaaaaaaataaataaaataaaaataattaattatagtggTAGGCGGTAGCTCATTTTTTCATAAATATTATCCCATACTAATGTTGCCTTGATTACAACATGTGTAAATGGTTGAATATATGGTGCACTTTGACCTGGTGGTTTACAAAGTGGATGCATGCTAAATTTTTGTGTATATGTACATTTAATGTCACACTTTAGTTAATAGTGTGTGTTAATATTTACACTCTTGTAGGGAGTAGGTTGAAATTCAGTTTTCGGTAATAGTCAATATTAAAGATCGTTATGAATTATAATCATGTAGTGATACCACAAAATTTGTCTATATGTGATACGAAcatataatactcctatttagTGTTTCCTAAGaaataaatagaaaagaaaattatttgtCTAGTCATGTGGGTAACTTTTTTTAACGGGTATATTTTATATCACTATCACTGTCTCATATATATTGTTAGGTAATATGCATGATTATATTACCTAATAAAATATCTACATCTTAGTATGACTTAATTAAAATTGTCAATATGATATCATATGTTTCTAATTTTGATCgtatatataatactactaactAATTAAATAGAGTTAAAACTTATAATATCGATTAAACCGAAAATTACATGCAACGAATTATAAAATGTGGTACTCCATTGTTGcaatattgacatttttttgtaTGAGAAAGTATTACTTAGTTTTTTTTCTAGTATATATAGGGAGTATTTCATAAACTTGATTATTTACTACCTATGTACAATAAAACCGGTAAATGCCGATTATGTTTAATTAGGCACCCTTTAATAGCTTGATTTAAGCCAAGAATCCAAGACTAGATAAGTGAAATTGACTTAATAGTGTGTTTTAGATAAGTGAAATTGACTTAATAGTGTGTTTTAGATAAGTGAAATTGACTTAATAGTGGGTTTTGCTTTTTTGATCGAATGATAGTCAATATTTTCaaaagtgaagcccgtgataaATATTCTAAGCAAGTCTAGGTTCGAGTGAAGTCTCATTTGACCATAACTATCAAACGAGGCCTATCATATGACATGGTCTGAGATCAATTTAGTTCAATAATTAGAGTTAAACACATTAATCGTGCTAGTAATACTCCACTAATTACAAGTAAAACATTCAACAATATTCAAAGGAAACATCTACCCCGATCGAAAGCATTTCATATTAATATACTGAGTATTCATTATGCTAGTTTCTTGGGTTATTTTTTCACCAATTCTTTTCAAAGTTCAATGTATTAAGATTTCGTGCTTAATTCTCAAGCCAGATCCATAGATTTCATGTTCCTTTAACTGTTTTTAAGATTGCCAAATAGTTAAATTAACTGTAAGCTGTCTTCATCCAAAGAATCGCCCCATAATTCAAGTTAATCTtccccataattaattaatttaagtaccCCAAGAACAAGGTTCATATCATATATGATTGTATTAATAATTTTGGCTATTTTTATATTCGCAACTAACTCAATAACGGTAACAACTGAAATCTTTAAAATATTTGAGAGAATATGGTCTATATTAttgtgtgcatgtgtgtgttTGTTGGGAGAATTCATTAATTCATGTGATCATATGAGAGTTTTGTTATAAAATTGTCCAAGAATGGTAAATGGAGCACTAATCAATATTTTTTGTTAGAACTAATATTTTGGCATGTGCAAATAAAGTTGAATCGATAATTAGTCTACAATGTCCATTTTATAAGTGGAGATGGACAATGATTCATCAATGGATGATCAACAAATTTCTTATTATATAGATggccaaaaataataaaaacggTGTTGGATTAATTGTAACATGCTATGTCAGaaatatggtgtggaaaatacTCCAAAAGGCTTAATTTGACTAATCATCAATTGGTTAATTCTATTAATCAACGCGAaatcatttaatttataattatagaaTGGATTATTTGCATAgataaataattgaatttatatGGACATTTCCACTATGTAGCCACTCCTTTTGGGTTATGGGCTATTAAATTATCAAGTAAGTACTTACTTATTTGACTCGACCCGTTTTTTATATGATTGCAAACCATGTTACTGTTTTAGGAccttcaaaatttcaaatactacaacatttatttaaGTGAAAGTTTATATACTCAGTTAGATTCTCAAGAACTAAATATATTGTAATGTTCGATTTATAACCCCAAAACCCTAAGATTTGAATTTTATACCTTGATAAATTTTCAATTCGATTGACCCACAGTCCAAATAAGACAGGATCAGAAACTTGATCGGCTGGGTATACACCCTACCTATGTTAGACTTCAAATAGAGTTTTTAATTGAAAGTTTGTATATACACGGATTACTCAAATGatcgaaaatttaaaataaataaatgggtACTGATAAAAGTACAtaatcaaacttttttttaatattttacattgaaaatccatttataaatattaatttatttaaaataaatttcatactaatcGTTTTGCAACActtcaaataaaaattgaaattttaacttaattatttatatatttaagaaaaaaattactccctccgtcccgcactactcgcacctttccttttgggcacggagattaaggaatgagtgatagacaaagtcaacaattacggctgtaggtataaattgttactaaaaatggaaagagtgcaaataacttgggacgcccagaaaggaaataagtgcaagtagtgcgggacggagggagtattttcttactaaatattgtataattaatttgaATCAAGCTCGAAATCATGTTACGATTTGACATAAAGTTTCTATATCACTTCTTTCTTATTGCTACATATAATACCATAAATAAcaaaactaatttttaattaaatttaattcaatttaaaaatttaagaatattatgtACACGTataatttatgtacatttatcttttctctaAATAATATTGCAGCGAGAATCACCATAAAGTAGAATATTCTGTTTTATATAGAAAATTATATTTGAGTAAATGAGGTAGAATCACTCCATTTGTCATAACACTGTATTTTCCAAAGAAAAACGTCCATTCTTGTAAGCCTTTATACTTTGGGCTTTCCTGTTTTCCAAATGGGAAAATGGACCTACAGCCCACAGGAGTAGAACATTTAAATTGTTTTCACAATAAACAGTCTAAACAGAAGCTATAAGGTCATGATATTGTAAACGCTTCTCTCTCAATCAATTCTTGTGCCAAAATAGAATAGTAGTATTATACTAGTAGGTAAGAATAAAAACTTCTCGCTTAggtcgggacggagggagtattatactaGTCGGTAAGAATAGTAAGACGCTTCTCTGTCAATCGATTGCCTATATATTTGAGTAAACGCGGCCATGGAGTCATCCGAAAACTATTATTAATTCTCTTTTAAAAATAACTACCTACTATTCCACTGAGAATTTGTAATACTAGGTAACGTGACCTAACATATAGGATGGTCAGAACTGCCATACATGAACTGATACACACcttcttataattaaaattgttttggTGTCAGAAATATAGAATTGCAGGCAACAAATTTTGGCAATATGCTATGGAATAGAGAGTCATGTGTTGTCAGGAAATGGCCTCCACTTCTGCACATTTTCCTGTGAGTAATTAACCACCACTTTCTGCGGGATGTCAATGAAAAAGCTAGTGGaactttttatgtttttatttttttaatctatctTGTAAGcaataaacaaaatatttcTTATACTATATGATAGCCTCAACTCAATATAGTTTCGCCAaaaatttcttttactttatgaACTAGGAACTATATGTGTGTGTATGCGTGTGTGTGTTTGAGGAGTATAACatattaagagcatctccagtaagactggacgtcaaataacccttacatagccttcacactgccacatcatcagcactacaattctcctgtcacatcagcttgccacatcaactgaacatcaaatagccctcacactacctatccacatcactaataacaattatataatttaatttacactcgtatcaacatacggaatttaatttacgagacaactacgaaaaattcgaataataatattaaaacttaaaagtacattaattttaaaaaaaaagtacaataatttaaaaaaagtacaaaaattaaaaagtacattaattaaaaaaagtaaaacaaaatcactcctcgccgccgtcctcgtctccgtcgtcgcccagcgcttcttcaccgtcgtcgccgccgcctccgtcgctacctacgccgcggctattcccgccggttcaaagcgcgtatatatagtgttttcgaaaaatattttttttttaaaatctgacgccggtttgacgccgaataGGGGTCCTACAATGGCGCcatgaggatcggcgtcggaaccggcgtcatcgcgcgaatcggcatggccacgccgattttgacgccgatttcgccgacgccggttccaatggttcggcgtcagaaccggcgtcggcgaaaaatcggcgtcgcgattttgacgccggcattggagatgctctaatggtTTAGATTGATTTGGCTTCGTGCCACTGATAATATTAATGAACAACTAAAAGGTGTTTTCATTATTCAGACGGTATTGGCCTCGAATTAAATCCTAAAGATTGCATATCATGTTTGTTTAGGgtagataaaatattaaaaataaataaaagtatgattatttttattaaaaaagtcCCCTTTGAGGCAAACTTAGGATGCTTATTTCACAATTTAAAGTCATTCTCTGCAAAATATGTAGGACCATTCTGTGGACAAAAACGTTGAATCCTTCCAATTTTGATGAACCAAAATAATTCACATGTGACTCTATATCaatcaaaattatttattccaattCTAATTTTCACAAGATTTATGTTTAATCGTGTCCCGTTATCTTTTATCCAAATATGATAGATTTTACATATATCACGAGTGAATACTTGTGATTAATTTCAAACACTTCATTAATTTAACTACTCGTAGATATGTATGTGTGGAGCGTGTATATTTGATTGccatttaattatgttttatttaattacaaaatatCAACATCTTTAAAAGGGACCCCCACACCCTCTCACGAGTAAATATTGACACCataataaatgattttttattattgagaCAAGACCAAGTGAAATATTGTGAGAACTGGGGGCTCCATATTTATGAGGAGGAGCTTATTTTATGTATTGGAAGAGGGCCATGCAAGAATCTTACACAATTCATTTCGTAACGTATTTAATATGTGTGGGGTTGGAGTGTAGTGTAAACGAATCGAAaattgtttgtgttttttctaTATTGCAGTTGAGtgtatgtaatttgtaaacattgGATTCTGAAATACTATGCGTATTCTAGTCTTAGAGAAAATATTACGTCGGTTGAATTTTTTCCCCAATAATATcacgtttttttaattttatctttattggtatataaattttggatttattttcaaaatgtaGAATTTTGAACATCacatatatactccatataaaccTAGTTGAGAGCCAAGTTTGAGATAATATGTGTTAAGAGTCTATTATGAACTGCTTTTgtatttatattactatgttGCTTGTGTTGGCTCggacattttatttaataaaaaaaatgcgtTTTAGGTCTAATATATGGACAACGACAAACACATCATGGCCAAAAATCTATGCCTAAGAGAATATTCTGTTTATATTATGtgatagttatttttgttggtAAAGAACTTAATGATAGAAATATTATCACAGTCAGTTTTCATTTACTGATATTGTAGCTCTAACTTAAAGGGGAGACCGAATTCGGACCATTCTTATTAGTGATGTGTAGAAATTGTTAaaacatagtactccctccgtctcgtgTTACTTGCAcctatttcctttctgggcgtcccaagttatttgcactctttccatttatagtaaaaattatcacctacagccgcaattgttgactttgctatacactcattctttaatctccgtgccgaaaagcaaacgtgctagtagcacgggacggagggagtatttcactTATTTTTCAACTTACTTGACCGAATAACCTGAACACtgatcaaattaaaaaattagaaaattaataaaattagaaaatttctaAATAACATAACTGTCcatttatgattttatatatTCCCTTTATtctcaaataattatatatatgctACAACTTTGAATTACAACATTTTTTCTATCACAAAATTTTATGATATTATTCGTATAATATCATCAATTTTTcacaataaaaattatgaaatacataaaaattattatattgaaactataaatttcaaaatctagattatactagtataatatcatcaaatttcaaaattattttttattaatataacatTATCAAAATTTCACAACTAAATAcaaaattattgttttaaaatTCTTTCAAAATAACCTCAATTAAAACAAATTGTAGGTCCATCCAATTATTTAACAACATGAAAGAGGTTGCCACCAAACATTCCTAACTAAATCTTTGAAATTTGAATCAGATATTCATACAAattagagcatccccaaccCCATTCCAAATTCAGGCTCCAAGTCATcatacccataaatttgaatatCAGGTCACAATTCCTCTAACCATGCAGGGTCCAACCCGGGCCACAACCCCATCCCAAATTCAGGCTCCAAGTCCCCT is part of the Salvia splendens isolate huo1 chromosome 6, SspV2, whole genome shotgun sequence genome and encodes:
- the LOC121807950 gene encoding probable indole-3-pyruvate monooxygenase YUCCA3; amino-acid sequence: MSSSCDQSSSNRDDLFSGRCVLVNGPVIVGAGPSGLAVAAGLKQEGVPLVILERATCIASLWQNRTYDRLKLHLPKQFCELPYAPFPADFPEYPSKRHFIDYLESYARRFQIAPRFNESVLSASYDRACALWRVKTVSGCGAPSVEYICRWLVVASGENAEKVVPEFEGMHEFGGGVMHACDYKSGEFYRGKKVLVVGCGNSGMEVSLDLCHHGASPSMVVRSSVHVLPREILGKSTFELGVFLMKWLPVWAVDMILLAAARLILGNIEKYGLKRPPIGPLQLKNTQGKTPVLDIGTLSRIRNGDIKIVPGIKRFFQGGAELVDGQLLEIDSVILATGYSSNVPTWLKENEFFSKDGFPNSPFPNGWKGKCGLYAVGFTRRGLSGASVDAIKVAKDIIKIWKTETKQKHHSVKVL